In Camelina sativa cultivar DH55 chromosome 16, Cs, whole genome shotgun sequence, a single window of DNA contains:
- the LOC109129637 gene encoding uncharacterized protein LOC109129637, which translates to MDMLRSACFYFLLIVSVILSRSPMCDCRHLGHIQKKLSVNRDHLTKNNEEITKLEAQSTIKTNNLSSQAHAVLNHGDVNGQTNMKKTKDVHKVKRASDKMVSSKRGSRTWKIPKYSKKQPRSDQEHPGFNLDYMQPTTHPPHHN; encoded by the exons ATGGATATGCTGAGGAGTGCTTGCTTCTATTTCCTATTAATAGTTTCTGTCATCCTTTCTCGGTCTCCTATGTGCGATTGTCGCCATCTTGGACACATACAGAAGAAGCTTAGCGTGAATCGTGATCATTTAACTAAG AACAATGAAGAGATTACAAAACTAGAAGCTCAATCAACAATCAAGACGAACAACTTATCGAGCCAAGCACATGCCGTACTTAATCATGGTGATGTTAATGGTCAGACCAACATGAAGAAAACGAAGGACGTTCACAAAGTAAAACGAGCTTCCGACAAAATGGTGTCGTCTAAAAGAGGCTCAAGAACTTGGAAAATTCCTAAATATTCAAAGAAGCAGCCTAGATCAGATCAAGAACACCCTGGTTTCAATCTTGATTATATGCAGCCCACAACACACCCGCCGCACCATAATTAA
- the LOC104749265 gene encoding spindle and kinetochore-associated protein 1 homolog: MEGNQAGSSLGSLIASFHKRIGELQELVIARNMYPARSISDLSAIDTALSSLELQVQSIKDRLREETEAIPKAKKLIVASLKQQVKLQKMSIYAASHLPDKATMLNSDLNRCLLQENAKQYEHNPALSSLKSDEEAVVLPKEKKGRGSPPVWYITVEELNSLSSYMRGRLTLEKVNAAINDMASYAEANAHLIAAPKQKLAENLWEKALKLRDIVTAQAVKGKHFFLETDIKGPSLKLDNSGKAILTVLRHLGRISETRIGQNRVIILMKPH, translated from the exons ATGGAGGGAAATCAAGCTGGATCTTCTCTGGGCTCGTTGATAGCTTCGTTCCATAAACGAATCGGCGAATTGCAGGAACTCGTCATCGCCCGGAACA TGTATCCGGCGAGAAGCATCTCGGATTTATCGGCGATCGACACGGCGTTGAGCTCCTTGGAGCTTCAGGTTCAGTCGATCAAGGACCGGTTGCGTGAAGAAACCGAAGCTATTCCGAAAGCCAAG AAACTTATCGTGGCATCACTGAAACAACAAGTGAAATTGCAGAAGATGTCTATTTATGCAGCTTCTCATTTGCCTGATAAGGCTACAATGTTGAATTCAGATTTAAATCGATG tTTGCTCCAAGAAAATGCCAAGCAGTACGAGCACAATCCTGCTCTCAGCTCTTTGAAATCTGATGAGGAAGCAGTTGTTTTACCCAAG GAGAAGAAGGGTCGCGGGTCTCCTCCGGTTTGGTACATAACTGTTGAGGAGCTCAATTCTCTCTCATC atACATGAGAGGAAGACTCACCCTTGAGAAAGTGAACGCGGCCATCAATGACATGGCTTCATATGCTGAAGCAAATGCCCATCTTATTGCAGCCCCAAAACAGAAG CTGGCAGAGAACCTCTGGGAGAAAGCACTG AAACTACGAGATATTGTAACAGCGCAAGCAGTAAAGGGCAAACATTTCTTTCTTGAAACTGACATTAAGGGACCAAGTTTGAAACTAGATAACTCAGGGAAAGCAATACTTACT GTTCTTCGTCACCTTGGTCGCATTAGTGAGACTCGCATTGGTCAAAACCGCGTCATCATTCTAATGAAGCCTCATTAA